Proteins encoded within one genomic window of Corynebacterium aurimucosum:
- a CDS encoding HRDC domain-containing protein, whose translation MSELRQVPVDGTPKVLLSPRQFQAGAARLAAGTGPFAIDTERASSYRFDDRAFLVQIRREGAGTFLFAPEHHRDELRAALAPVLNGQEWVVHAAPSDLPSLAWLGLYPGMLFDTELAARFAGFAHPNLAAMVLELFDVELEKGYGDSDWSETPIPRKWRNYAALDVELLNELAVTLRDILAEQDKLDWAYEEFERIVEDHARITGPEPRSWRALKGVSSLRSREQLVVARELWQRRESIARSQDIAPNRVLPHRVLVDIARRVPRSPHEINQVKGFPRRRGGATLRWFDAVETALASPRQQWPKALRSPRPVPSKSAFNRDFPELWQLYTEIRSDFEALGEELGMSYELILKPSLVRAVVWAACGPEGGVAGEIAADADIPDFLRSQGAREWQVELSTPLLRRGLARIRSMPPRL comes from the coding sequence ATGAGCGAATTGCGCCAGGTACCGGTTGATGGGACGCCGAAAGTCCTCCTTTCTCCCCGTCAGTTTCAGGCCGGTGCCGCCCGCTTAGCTGCGGGCACCGGGCCGTTTGCCATCGACACCGAACGCGCCTCGTCCTACCGTTTTGATGACCGCGCCTTCCTCGTGCAAATCCGCCGAGAGGGTGCAGGCACGTTCTTGTTCGCCCCGGAGCATCACCGCGATGAGCTCCGCGCAGCACTCGCACCGGTGCTCAATGGGCAAGAGTGGGTGGTCCATGCCGCCCCTTCCGATCTCCCAAGCCTAGCGTGGCTGGGCCTATATCCGGGCATGCTGTTCGATACCGAGCTAGCTGCCCGCTTCGCCGGTTTCGCACACCCTAACTTGGCCGCAATGGTGCTGGAGCTTTTCGACGTTGAACTGGAAAAAGGCTACGGCGATTCCGACTGGTCCGAAACCCCCATCCCGCGGAAGTGGCGCAATTATGCGGCGCTCGACGTGGAGCTTCTCAACGAGCTCGCCGTGACACTGCGAGATATTCTTGCGGAACAGGACAAGCTCGACTGGGCCTATGAAGAGTTTGAGCGGATTGTCGAAGACCACGCCCGCATCACTGGGCCTGAGCCCAGGTCGTGGCGGGCCCTCAAGGGTGTCTCCTCTCTGCGCTCCCGAGAGCAACTCGTGGTAGCCCGTGAACTGTGGCAGCGACGCGAATCCATCGCCCGCTCCCAAGACATCGCCCCTAACCGAGTACTGCCGCACCGTGTGCTCGTCGACATCGCGCGCCGCGTGCCCCGGTCGCCGCACGAAATCAATCAAGTTAAAGGCTTCCCCCGCCGCCGCGGCGGCGCCACCTTGCGCTGGTTCGATGCCGTCGAGACCGCCCTTGCTAGCCCGCGCCAGCAGTGGCCGAAGGCGTTGCGCAGCCCACGCCCGGTTCCTTCCAAATCAGCTTTTAACCGAGATTTCCCCGAGCTGTGGCAGCTCTATACCGAGATCCGTAGTGATTTCGAGGCTCTCGGTGAAGAGCTGGGCATGAGCTACGAGCTGATCCTCAAACCCAGCTTGGTCCGCGCTGTAGTCTGGGCGGCCTGCGGACCTGAAGGCGGTGTGGCGGGCGAAATCGCAGCAGACGCCGATATCCCCGATTTCCTGCGTTCCCAAGGCGCGCGCGAATGGCAGGTAGAGCTGTCCACGCCGCTCCTGCGTCGCGGTCTAGCGCGAATACGCTCTATGCCACCGCGCCTCTAG
- the dxs gene encoding 1-deoxy-D-xylulose-5-phosphate synthase, translating into MGILDSIQSPGDLKALSKTQLVELAADIRQRLIEKVSATGGHLGPNLGVVELTVAIHRVFDSPRDPVVFDTSHQSYVHKMLTGRANQFDSLRQKGGLSGYTDRGESEHDWTESSHASAALSTVDGLSKAFKIRGESHRNAVAVVGDGALTGGMCWEALNNISADKDRNVVIVVNDNGRSYSPTIGGLSENLGRIRAQHGYDEFMELGKKRLKSMGWVGERTFDALHAVKEGVKSTVLPTEMFPELGIKYIGPINGHDIDAVVRALSYARDYDGPIIVHTVTEKGHGFAPAVNEPKDQMHSTGAIDPVTGVSKGQTQPGWTAAFSEELIKAGHAREDIVAITAAMAGPTGLAPFQEEFPERFFDVGIAEQHAMASASGLALAGMHPVVAVYSTFLNRAVDQVVMDIALLKLPVTIVLDRAGVTGSDGPSHNGVWDMALMSIVPGMRIAAPRDGARLRELFNEAIAIEDGPTVVRFPKGNLLDDRDELKRLDDGVDILSYSDAAAAVATDVLIVAIGAMSARSLGAAELLEAQGFNVTVVDPRWPVPVPQSIVALAADHDLVVTVEDGLLRGGVGSMVAEALDAADVDTPVHRLGVPGCFPKHASRGEILEEFGLTPEGITDSVNEWVAARS; encoded by the coding sequence ATGGGCATTCTGGATTCCATTCAATCACCAGGCGATCTCAAAGCCCTGAGCAAGACGCAACTGGTTGAGCTCGCGGCGGATATCCGCCAGCGCTTGATTGAGAAGGTGTCCGCCACGGGCGGTCACCTCGGGCCCAACCTGGGCGTTGTGGAGCTCACGGTGGCGATCCACCGCGTCTTCGACTCCCCGCGGGACCCCGTCGTCTTCGATACCTCGCACCAGTCTTATGTGCACAAGATGCTCACCGGCCGTGCCAACCAGTTTGATTCCTTGCGCCAGAAGGGCGGCTTATCCGGGTACACGGACCGTGGGGAATCGGAACATGACTGGACCGAATCCTCGCACGCTTCTGCAGCGCTATCCACGGTGGACGGCCTTTCCAAGGCTTTCAAGATTCGCGGTGAATCGCACCGCAATGCCGTGGCAGTCGTCGGTGATGGTGCCCTCACCGGTGGCATGTGCTGGGAGGCATTGAACAACATCTCTGCGGATAAAGACCGCAACGTCGTCATCGTCGTTAACGACAATGGCCGCTCCTATTCGCCGACCATTGGCGGCCTTTCGGAGAACCTCGGGCGTATTCGTGCACAGCATGGTTATGACGAGTTCATGGAGTTGGGCAAGAAACGCCTGAAGTCGATGGGTTGGGTAGGCGAGCGTACCTTTGATGCTCTGCACGCGGTCAAGGAGGGCGTAAAGTCCACCGTTCTGCCTACCGAGATGTTCCCAGAGTTGGGAATCAAATACATTGGCCCCATTAATGGCCACGATATCGACGCGGTGGTCCGGGCACTGAGTTATGCCCGGGACTATGACGGTCCCATCATCGTGCACACCGTCACGGAGAAGGGGCATGGCTTTGCCCCGGCGGTCAATGAGCCGAAGGACCAGATGCACTCCACCGGAGCTATCGACCCGGTCACCGGTGTCTCCAAGGGGCAAACGCAGCCGGGATGGACTGCGGCCTTTTCCGAGGAACTCATCAAGGCCGGTCATGCGCGCGAGGATATCGTGGCTATTACCGCTGCTATGGCGGGGCCGACGGGTCTTGCGCCCTTCCAGGAGGAATTCCCGGAGCGATTCTTCGACGTTGGCATCGCCGAACAGCATGCCATGGCCTCCGCCTCCGGTCTGGCGCTGGCCGGAATGCATCCGGTAGTGGCGGTGTACTCCACCTTCCTTAACCGTGCAGTGGACCAAGTCGTCATGGACATCGCGCTGCTCAAGCTGCCCGTCACCATCGTGCTCGACCGCGCCGGTGTCACGGGCTCTGATGGCCCTTCGCACAACGGAGTGTGGGACATGGCGTTGATGAGCATCGTCCCGGGGATGCGCATTGCCGCGCCGCGCGATGGCGCACGCCTGCGTGAGCTCTTTAATGAGGCCATCGCTATTGAGGATGGCCCCACGGTGGTGCGCTTTCCCAAGGGCAACCTCCTTGATGACCGCGACGAACTCAAGCGCCTCGATGACGGGGTAGATATCCTGAGCTATTCCGATGCTGCTGCGGCGGTGGCCACTGATGTACTTATCGTCGCTATCGGTGCCATGAGTGCGCGTTCCCTGGGAGCAGCTGAGCTGCTCGAAGCCCAAGGCTTCAACGTCACCGTCGTGGATCCGCGCTGGCCGGTGCCGGTCCCGCAATCCATCGTTGCACTCGCTGCTGATCATGATCTTGTGGTCACGGTAGAGGATGGCCTCTTGCGGGGCGGCGTGGGTTCCATGGTGGCGGAAGCACTCGACGCCGCGGATGTGGATACCCCAGTCCACCGCCTTGGTGTTCCTGGGTGCTTCCCCAAGCATGCCAGCCGCGGAGAAATCCTTGAGGAATTCGGGTTGACCCCGGAGGGAATCACGGACTCCGTGAATGAGTGGGTAGCTGCTCGGAGCTAG
- a CDS encoding class I SAM-dependent RNA methyltransferase codes for MTKTERNAESAAITKGQSFGTSIERMGHGGVGIGAAPDGRVCFVPGAFPGDQVVVTATKVKKSFVEAEIDAVLKASPDRVESACPAAQRGAGCCDFAELDLAAEPGIKVAVLRDQLRRVGRLESIPEIEPIDVAPQRGWRTRVRLGVDQQGRAGVRKRGSTELVTDVACSQLVPGLVSGLVGPGARTFSPGAEVIAVMDNDGNRHVVETRKAPRGRRIETIRETIEAPTQDVVQRADGHEFHFPPTAFWQAHIGAPDVYTRLARQWLAAEGEAEEHEATKGSEVTAVAWDLYGGVGLFVPALAEVTAPEGGHATVYSVDYSPAAAAAQPGLSGIDVHFRTAKVEQAASQLPRPTTVILDPPRTGAGVEVVDAIAAAAPQRVLHIGCDPATFARDIAAWSERGYRMERLAMVNAFPGTHHFETLALLVPAA; via the coding sequence ATGACTAAGACTGAGCGGAACGCTGAGAGCGCAGCCATCACCAAAGGCCAGTCTTTCGGTACCTCCATCGAGCGCATGGGGCACGGCGGTGTCGGAATCGGCGCAGCACCCGACGGGCGTGTGTGTTTTGTCCCCGGCGCTTTTCCCGGAGACCAGGTAGTAGTGACGGCTACCAAGGTGAAGAAATCTTTCGTGGAAGCCGAAATTGATGCTGTGCTCAAGGCAAGCCCTGACCGCGTTGAATCTGCCTGCCCGGCGGCACAGCGTGGTGCCGGGTGCTGCGACTTCGCTGAGCTAGACCTAGCGGCGGAGCCGGGAATCAAGGTCGCAGTCTTGCGGGATCAGCTGCGCCGGGTAGGACGCCTTGAGAGTATTCCAGAAATTGAGCCTATTGATGTGGCGCCCCAGCGAGGGTGGCGCACGCGGGTCCGGTTGGGCGTCGACCAGCAAGGCCGTGCTGGTGTGCGCAAGCGCGGATCCACAGAACTGGTTACGGACGTGGCGTGCAGCCAGCTAGTACCGGGCCTTGTCAGCGGTCTGGTCGGTCCTGGAGCCCGCACATTTAGCCCTGGCGCGGAGGTCATTGCGGTCATGGACAACGACGGTAACCGCCACGTCGTGGAAACCCGGAAGGCGCCGCGCGGCCGGAGGATCGAGACTATTCGGGAGACCATCGAGGCGCCGACGCAAGACGTAGTTCAACGCGCTGATGGCCACGAGTTTCACTTCCCACCCACCGCCTTTTGGCAAGCACACATCGGCGCACCTGATGTCTACACACGGCTTGCGCGTCAGTGGCTCGCGGCTGAAGGTGAGGCCGAAGAACACGAAGCAACGAAGGGATCCGAGGTCACAGCAGTAGCGTGGGATCTCTACGGAGGAGTAGGGCTATTCGTTCCCGCGCTGGCTGAAGTCACTGCACCTGAGGGTGGGCACGCCACGGTGTATTCCGTCGATTACTCGCCGGCGGCTGCGGCAGCGCAGCCGGGCCTTTCAGGAATTGATGTGCACTTCCGGACAGCTAAGGTGGAGCAGGCCGCAAGCCAGCTGCCGCGGCCAACAACGGTCATTTTGGATCCTCCGCGTACCGGTGCGGGTGTTGAGGTGGTGGACGCCATTGCCGCTGCGGCGCCGCAGCGCGTCCTCCACATTGGCTGTGACCCCGCTACGTTTGCGCGTGATATCGCTGCATGGTCCGAGCGCGGCTACCGCATGGAGCGCCTAGCTATGGTGAATGCCTTTCCGGGAACACACCATTTTGAGACCTTGGCACTGCTGGTTCCTGCGGCATAA
- a CDS encoding DUF3159 domain-containing protein: MTTPTPEEHDFTERGAAPSPADTAGPSTDTSPQATAVVPDAEVEPSLLEQMGGLTGLVSATLPVLVLIPVNNVWGLGPALAAALGVALAISVWRLARKETLQPAVSGLLGVAICAAIAWFTGDAKGYFLYGIWMSLVLFIVAVVSIIARWPLVGVVWKGLNGDDMGWRTVPKARRAYALATAGWAAVFIARFIVQRALYDADETTTLGIVRILMGWPLTGIVTILTVWMVRRANAVVEEAQGSGITHGENS, translated from the coding sequence GTGACCACCCCTACGCCTGAAGAGCACGATTTCACTGAGCGCGGCGCCGCCCCTAGCCCCGCAGATACCGCGGGGCCGAGTACCGATACGTCACCGCAGGCAACGGCCGTGGTCCCGGATGCCGAGGTGGAACCATCGTTGCTCGAACAGATGGGAGGCCTGACTGGGCTCGTGTCCGCGACCCTACCGGTGCTGGTTCTCATCCCAGTCAACAACGTCTGGGGTCTGGGACCAGCGCTGGCTGCGGCGCTCGGCGTGGCATTGGCTATTAGCGTGTGGCGTTTGGCCCGCAAAGAGACCCTGCAGCCGGCTGTTTCCGGCCTGTTGGGCGTAGCTATCTGCGCCGCTATTGCCTGGTTTACAGGGGATGCCAAGGGCTATTTCCTTTATGGAATCTGGATGTCGCTCGTGCTGTTCATCGTGGCGGTGGTCTCTATCATCGCGCGCTGGCCACTCGTGGGCGTGGTCTGGAAGGGCCTGAACGGCGATGACATGGGGTGGCGCACAGTACCGAAGGCACGGCGGGCCTATGCCTTAGCAACAGCGGGGTGGGCCGCAGTCTTCATCGCCCGGTTCATAGTGCAGCGCGCGCTGTACGACGCCGACGAGACCACAACCCTCGGCATCGTCCGCATCCTCATGGGCTGGCCGCTGACCGGTATCGTCACCATCTTGACTGTTTGGATGGTGCGTCGCGCCAACGCTGTTGTTGAGGAAGCGCAGGGCTCCGGAATTACACATGGAGAAAACTCATGA
- a CDS encoding DUF3710 domain-containing protein, with protein MAMWPFGKKKKDENKTEDAGKNPDLRQDEAAPEAAETVADTAATAPAESSAGLVREANDDSHGVTGIKAVAHDAINGEMGPYDGDNVDIAEFNFEDFSVGLLDLGSMRIPLPKGSQVQVEMGQDGPRMLHILTPHGRMTPVAFAAPRTPGQWAESAEDIVQGLEADGFAAHPEDGPWGSEIVGSSDKGGIRIIGVEGPRWMYRLTLAAPAGKEEELAKLGREVVARTFIYRGEEPILAGSSLPVMLPQQLAEQVQQALKERQQQAADADNTATPEAASATEGVENAAEAQAREQLRELEDNEKN; from the coding sequence ATGGCGATGTGGCCCTTTGGCAAAAAGAAGAAGGACGAGAATAAGACCGAGGACGCGGGGAAGAACCCGGATCTCCGTCAGGACGAGGCTGCTCCGGAGGCAGCAGAGACCGTAGCCGATACCGCTGCCACGGCTCCTGCCGAATCCAGCGCTGGCCTAGTCCGCGAAGCCAACGATGATTCTCATGGTGTTACCGGGATTAAGGCCGTGGCACATGATGCCATCAACGGGGAAATGGGGCCCTACGACGGCGATAACGTTGATATTGCCGAGTTCAACTTTGAGGACTTCTCGGTTGGTTTGCTGGACCTGGGTTCCATGCGCATCCCGCTGCCGAAGGGCTCGCAGGTCCAGGTGGAGATGGGCCAAGACGGCCCGCGCATGCTCCACATCCTTACGCCGCACGGCCGCATGACCCCCGTAGCCTTTGCCGCGCCGCGCACGCCAGGGCAATGGGCGGAATCTGCGGAGGATATCGTCCAAGGCTTGGAAGCCGATGGTTTTGCCGCGCACCCAGAGGACGGGCCTTGGGGATCTGAAATTGTTGGATCCAGCGACAAAGGCGGGATCCGCATTATCGGCGTGGAGGGGCCGCGGTGGATGTACCGATTGACCCTGGCCGCCCCGGCGGGCAAGGAAGAAGAGCTCGCAAAGCTGGGGCGTGAAGTCGTCGCCCGTACCTTCATCTACCGTGGTGAGGAGCCTATCCTGGCCGGAAGTTCGCTTCCTGTTATGCTGCCGCAGCAACTGGCTGAGCAAGTTCAGCAGGCCCTGAAGGAGCGCCAGCAGCAGGCTGCCGATGCCGACAACACTGCAACACCGGAGGCCGCATCAGCTACCGAAGGCGTCGAGAACGCCGCGGAGGCCCAAGCCCGCGAACAGCTGCGGGAGCTCGAAGACAACGAGAAGAACTAA
- the dut gene encoding dUTP diphosphatase: MNEQHPLVEPVSPFGQIQVKRLDKELPLPQRAHRGDAGADLYAAHDVTLRPGQRALVGTGIALALPMGTVGLVHPRSGLAAKHGISVVNTPGTIDAEYRGEIKVCLINHDPVETFEVERGMRIAQLLVQRVELVGFREVEELDETARGEGGYGSTGVN; this comes from the coding sequence GTGAATGAGCAACATCCCCTCGTAGAACCGGTAAGTCCTTTTGGTCAGATTCAGGTAAAGCGCCTTGATAAGGAGCTTCCGCTGCCGCAGCGCGCCCACCGTGGCGATGCCGGCGCGGATCTCTATGCTGCGCACGATGTCACTCTGCGTCCCGGCCAGCGGGCTTTGGTTGGCACGGGTATAGCCCTTGCCCTGCCGATGGGCACGGTCGGCTTGGTTCACCCTCGGTCCGGCTTGGCAGCCAAGCATGGGATTTCCGTGGTCAACACGCCAGGCACCATCGATGCGGAGTACCGCGGTGAGATTAAAGTCTGCCTTATTAACCACGACCCAGTAGAGACCTTTGAGGTTGAGCGGGGAATGCGTATTGCCCAACTCCTTGTGCAACGCGTGGAGTTGGTCGGTTTCCGTGAGGTTGAGGAACTCGATGAGACCGCTCGCGGTGAAGGCGGTTACGGCTCCACTGGCGTCAACTGA
- a CDS encoding DUF3093 domain-containing protein, whose amino-acid sequence MSSSSSSASPSAAAESPVILYRERQWVPWHWWLMAAAVVVISTATVSLNRGIMWVIIPAILLSAIAAWVLLAWSNTVVQVEQDTDGTRWLTVKDAQLPHDVVARSTAVPATARRNALGPQLDPAAFLVTHGWVPEHVMLVLDDPEDPTPYWLIGSKNPDELLAAFVPEQAAAAKA is encoded by the coding sequence ATGTCTTCGAGTTCTTCGTCTGCTTCCCCCTCGGCGGCTGCCGAATCCCCCGTCATCCTTTACCGCGAGCGCCAGTGGGTGCCGTGGCACTGGTGGTTGATGGCGGCCGCCGTTGTGGTGATCTCTACAGCCACGGTCAGCCTCAACCGCGGAATCATGTGGGTCATCATCCCCGCTATTCTGCTCAGCGCCATCGCCGCGTGGGTCCTCTTAGCATGGTCCAACACGGTGGTGCAGGTGGAACAGGATACCGACGGCACGCGGTGGCTCACCGTGAAGGATGCGCAGCTGCCACATGATGTTGTCGCCCGAAGCACCGCGGTGCCGGCCACCGCGCGTCGCAATGCATTGGGCCCACAGCTCGATCCCGCTGCATTCCTTGTGACACATGGCTGGGTACCAGAACATGTGATGCTTGTCCTCGATGACCCAGAGGACCCAACACCTTATTGGCTCATTGGCTCAAAGAACCCCGACGAGCTACTTGCGGCCTTCGTGCCCGAACAGGCCGCTGCTGCCAAGGCTTAA
- a CDS encoding DUF4193 domain-containing protein, whose protein sequence is MATDYDAPRRRAEDELEADSLEGLKAAENDNNGMDDDGEIVEAFEPPSVDLTGEELNVTVVPRKENEFTCSVCYLVQSNKRLDHEEDGQPVCMDCA, encoded by the coding sequence ATGGCCACCGATTATGACGCACCGCGTCGCCGCGCTGAAGATGAGCTCGAGGCTGATTCCCTCGAGGGCCTGAAGGCGGCTGAAAATGACAACAACGGCATGGATGACGATGGCGAAATCGTCGAGGCTTTTGAGCCGCCGTCAGTAGACCTGACGGGCGAGGAGCTCAACGTCACTGTCGTGCCGCGCAAGGAAAACGAGTTCACCTGTTCCGTGTGCTACTTGGTGCAGTCCAATAAGCGCCTGGACCACGAAGAAGACGGGCAGCCCGTCTGCATGGACTGCGCTTAG